The following are encoded in a window of Ruminiclostridium herbifermentans genomic DNA:
- a CDS encoding type II toxin-antitoxin system RelE/ParE family toxin — MKFFDNRIMYVIADGENMYLIHACKKQKNKAEKFELNKAIKRVRELENALDKRFI, encoded by the coding sequence ATTAAGTTTTTTGATAATAGAATTATGTATGTTATAGCTGATGGAGAAAATATGTATCTAATTCATGCCTGTAAAAAGCAAAAGAATAAGGCAGAAAAGTTTGAATTGAATAAAGCTATAAAAAGAGTTAGGGAACTTGAAAATGCTCTCGATAAAAGATTCATTTGA
- a CDS encoding helix-turn-helix domain-containing protein, which translates to MPFKKVNEKEEIEKRIKNDNELKKEYNESQREYEIVKQLVKMRNDMGLSQSDVAKKSGLTQQMVSRIETIDNSPTLKNFIKYVDSVGLEIKIVKKTEEMECSKV; encoded by the coding sequence ATGCCATTTAAGAAAGTTAATGAAAAAGAAGAAATAGAAAAAAGAATAAAAAATGATAATGAACTAAAAAAAGAATATAATGAATCACAACGAGAATATGAAATTGTTAAGCAGCTTGTTAAAATGAGAAATGATATGGGCTTATCTCAAAGTGATGTTGCTAAAAAGTCAGGGCTAACACAGCAAATGGTTTCTAGGATTGAAACAATAGATAATTCGCCTACTCTTAAGAACTTTATTAAATATGTTGATAGCGTTGGTTTAGAAATCAAAATTGTAAAGAAGACAGAAGAAATGGAGTGTAGTAAGGTTTAA
- a CDS encoding GDSL-type esterase/lipase family protein, with translation MFNLKKRVLSFLIVLGLILSVCNVGNVSGIATAATQARAVVYGDCNNDGSIDALDFAYIKQYLMNPGQAFKEEMDLNLDKAIDAVDFAIMKKYLLGMIDKLPEGEIPVITNEWVGTWGTAPQLTEQNNMPPSPGLSNNTLRQVVRVSIGGNQVRLKFSNQYGNSPVVMNSVHLAVSAGGSSIQTGTDKVVKFDGKESVTIAAGKTVTSDPLDFNLTKLTNMAITIYFGSVPSALTGHPGSRTTSYIQTGNAVASASMPSAVKTDHWYIITGIDVYTEDKYDAVAILGDSITDGRGSTTNENNRWTDVFANRLLENPATSNISVLNMGIGGNTILSGGLGPTALTRFDRDILEQSGVKYAIIFEGVNDIGSGATSANIINAYRQFIAKAHAKNIRIYGATITPIGGSQYASYEKVRTEVNNWIRTSGEFDAVIDFDAAVRNPNNQTMLLGTYDSGDHLHLSPAGYKRMAEIIDLTLFTK, from the coding sequence ATGTTCAATTTGAAGAAAAGAGTGTTATCTTTTTTAATTGTACTAGGTCTTATCCTAAGTGTTTGTAATGTGGGTAATGTATCTGGTATTGCAACTGCTGCTACACAGGCTAGAGCAGTAGTTTATGGGGATTGTAATAATGACGGCAGCATTGACGCTTTAGATTTTGCGTATATTAAGCAATATTTAATGAATCCTGGTCAAGCTTTTAAAGAAGAAATGGATTTAAATCTTGATAAGGCAATAGACGCAGTCGATTTTGCAATTATGAAGAAGTATCTTTTGGGTATGATAGACAAGCTGCCCGAAGGAGAAATTCCAGTAATAACTAATGAATGGGTAGGAACATGGGGAACTGCACCGCAATTGACTGAGCAAAATAATATGCCTCCAAGCCCAGGACTATCAAACAACACACTCAGACAGGTTGTTCGTGTTTCAATTGGTGGAAATCAGGTAAGATTAAAGTTTTCCAATCAATATGGAAATTCTCCTGTTGTAATGAATTCAGTACATTTAGCAGTATCTGCAGGTGGAAGTTCAATTCAAACAGGTACAGATAAGGTAGTAAAATTTGATGGTAAAGAGTCTGTAACAATTGCTGCTGGTAAAACTGTAACTTCTGACCCACTGGACTTCAATTTAACTAAACTAACTAATATGGCTATTACAATATACTTTGGAAGTGTGCCCTCGGCATTGACAGGACATCCTGGCTCAAGAACAACATCATATATTCAAACAGGAAATGCTGTTGCGAGCGCAAGTATGCCATCAGCGGTAAAAACAGATCACTGGTATATTATAACAGGAATAGATGTATATACAGAAGATAAATATGATGCTGTTGCTATATTAGGTGATTCAATTACAGATGGAAGAGGTTCTACAACAAATGAAAATAACAGATGGACAGATGTTTTTGCTAATCGTTTATTAGAAAATCCTGCAACATCAAATATTTCAGTGCTTAATATGGGCATAGGCGGGAACACAATATTGTCAGGAGGTTTAGGACCGACAGCCCTTACAAGATTTGACCGTGACATTTTGGAACAAAGCGGAGTTAAATATGCAATAATATTTGAGGGCGTAAATGACATAGGTTCAGGCGCCACTTCGGCAAATATAATAAATGCTTATAGGCAGTTTATTGCTAAAGCTCATGCAAAAAATATTCGTATTTATGGCGCTACAATTACACCAATTGGTGGCTCACAATATGCTAGTTATGAGAAGGTACGAACAGAGGTAAACAATTGGATAAGAACAAGTGGGGAATTTGATGCGGTTATTGATTTCGATGCTGCAGTAAGAAATCCTAACAATCAAACCATGCTTTTAGGCACATATGACAGTGGGGACCATTTGCATCTTAGCCCAGCAGGGTACAAAAGGATGGCGGAAATAATAGATTTAACCTTGTTCACAAAATAA
- a CDS encoding DUF6173 family protein, with the protein MKFINPLTKAMMKSNKQLREFRTSDTTSDKYDFEANLNALLAQQNFASEFCKKLYAEINEFDSNLNEEDEVVARLVNFGEIIQFGIESIGFSDPSLIIFSGHTADGSHVQLVQHVSQISVLLLSAKRPDPEKPKFPIGFRQVT; encoded by the coding sequence GTGAAATTTATCAATCCTTTGACTAAAGCAATGATGAAAAGCAATAAGCAATTAAGAGAGTTTCGCACTTCTGATACTACATCAGATAAATATGATTTTGAAGCAAATTTGAATGCGTTACTTGCTCAACAAAACTTTGCAAGTGAATTTTGCAAAAAACTCTACGCAGAAATTAATGAGTTCGATTCCAACCTAAATGAAGAAGACGAGGTAGTTGCCAGACTTGTAAATTTCGGAGAAATAATACAGTTCGGAATAGAAAGTATAGGCTTTTCAGATCCAAGCCTTATAATTTTCAGCGGACATACAGCTGATGGTTCCCATGTACAATTAGTTCAGCATGTTAGCCAAATAAGTGTACTACTTCTATCAGCTAAAAGACCAGACCCTGAAAAGCCAAAATTTCCAATTGGTTTTCGCCAAGTAACTTAA
- a CDS encoding stalk domain-containing protein — MKKISLVSIIALSLTIIFSTGVFATQPQITVVVNDSTLVFPDAQPFVDAKGRTQTPAKYIGEALGATVSWNSRAKKAEFYFGDTELVIYIGKSSYQLNGQTKQMDTTAIIKDGRTYVPAKYIAEAFGAKVKWDGVTKTIYVDRTLASQVEEGKDVEDGTVINNNTEFLEALRLASITLQPTINLKCSNFDDSDYIFEDFNQLDITPYGATKVNARWLEYSNMAELTMDIVYSQVHKIQKSMVNDIASTRLSSEDFLVIEKIEEIVSEIISDDMTDYEKELAIHDYIVSNYKYDYDNYLYDTIPDESYTPYGLLINGTGVCQAYAEVTKLLLNRVGIECDVVTGTSRDENHAWNILKLDDEYYMLDVTWNDPTPDEEGYVSYDYFNMTQEQFLRDHSWDTSKWPVASGTKYNYFVYNDLVVHNYMEFQNLVKKSLSEGKKDIVMYIYGYDKGIYNLDFIFNYCAKNQISYTNTNEKNTVFRILLE; from the coding sequence ATGAAAAAAATATCATTAGTATCAATAATAGCACTAAGTTTAACAATTATTTTTTCTACAGGAGTATTTGCTACACAACCGCAAATAACTGTGGTGGTAAACGACAGCACTCTTGTTTTTCCAGATGCACAGCCGTTTGTAGATGCTAAGGGACGAACTCAAACACCTGCAAAATATATTGGTGAGGCATTGGGGGCTACAGTTTCTTGGAACTCGAGAGCCAAGAAGGCAGAATTTTATTTTGGAGATACAGAGTTAGTAATATACATAGGAAAGAGCAGCTATCAATTAAATGGACAAACTAAGCAAATGGACACAACTGCCATAATTAAGGATGGCAGAACATATGTGCCTGCAAAGTATATAGCTGAGGCTTTTGGAGCTAAGGTTAAGTGGGATGGAGTTACAAAAACAATCTATGTTGATAGAACCTTGGCATCACAAGTAGAAGAAGGAAAAGATGTTGAAGATGGAACTGTTATAAACAATAATACTGAATTTTTGGAGGCATTGAGATTAGCTTCTATTACCCTTCAACCAACAATTAACCTAAAATGCAGTAATTTTGACGACTCAGACTATATCTTTGAGGATTTTAATCAATTAGATATTACTCCATATGGAGCAACTAAGGTTAATGCAAGATGGTTAGAGTATAGTAATATGGCTGAATTGACAATGGATATTGTTTACTCCCAAGTACATAAAATACAGAAATCTATGGTAAACGATATAGCATCAACAAGATTGTCTTCAGAGGATTTTTTAGTTATAGAAAAAATAGAGGAAATCGTATCTGAAATTATATCCGATGATATGACTGATTACGAAAAAGAATTAGCTATTCATGACTATATAGTAAGTAATTATAAATATGATTATGATAATTATTTATATGATACCATACCAGATGAGTCATATACTCCTTATGGACTGCTAATCAATGGCACAGGAGTATGCCAGGCATATGCAGAGGTGACAAAATTATTACTGAATAGGGTGGGAATAGAATGTGATGTAGTTACTGGTACTTCTAGAGATGAAAATCATGCTTGGAACATTTTGAAGCTGGATGATGAATACTATATGCTAGACGTAACATGGAATGATCCTACCCCTGATGAGGAAGGATATGTAAGTTATGATTATTTCAATATGACGCAAGAGCAATTCTTACGGGATCATAGCTGGGACACTAGTAAATGGCCGGTTGCATCTGGTACAAAGTATAACTATTTTGTATATAACGACTTAGTAGTTCATAACTATATGGAGTTTCAAAATTTAGTCAAGAAGAGTTTAAGTGAAGGCAAAAAAGATATTGTTATGTATATATATGGTTATGATAAGGGAATATATAATTTGGATTTTATTTTTAATTATTGTGCTAAAAATCAAATTAGCTACACTAATACAAATGAAAAAAATACTGTATTTCGAATTTTGCTAGAATAA
- a CDS encoding GNAT family N-acetyltransferase yields MKFESQRLKCRYFTELDYQLFCSIFSNEQVMKYAWIDKIENEVGMREFFEGFLNHDDRINRNNSYAYAVFLREEDIFIGFADIVIHSLNSNGGCGEIGYFLLPQYWGKGYATELAHSLINFGFTRLGLHKISARCNSNNLKSENIMKKVGMTKEGELRKVRYKNGVWDDEKHYGILIDEWKE; encoded by the coding sequence ATGAAATTTGAAAGTCAAAGACTGAAATGCAGATATTTTACTGAACTAGACTATCAGCTGTTTTGCTCTATATTTTCAAATGAACAGGTAATGAAGTATGCATGGATAGATAAAATAGAAAATGAAGTGGGAATGAGGGAATTCTTTGAAGGATTTCTTAATCATGATGATAGGATTAATAGAAATAATTCTTATGCGTATGCTGTATTTCTACGGGAAGAAGATATATTTATTGGGTTTGCAGATATTGTTATTCATAGTTTAAATTCTAATGGTGGATGCGGCGAAATAGGGTATTTTTTACTTCCTCAATATTGGGGGAAGGGCTATGCTACAGAACTTGCACATTCACTTATTAATTTTGGTTTTACAAGGCTAGGACTACATAAAATAAGTGCAAGATGTAATTCTAATAATCTTAAATCAGAAAATATTATGAAAAAAGTTGGAATGACTAAAGAGGGCGAACTCAGAAAAGTCAGATATAAGAATGGCGTTTGGGATGATGAAAAACACTACGGAATACTTATTGATGAGTGGAAGGAATAA
- a CDS encoding phasin family protein, with protein sequence MINNISDDLKKIILAGIGAVATTAEKSKQVLDELVKKGEITVEQGKVLNEELKRNINSKIKVPFSTCDTQEAAKVNVDSSEINTSDKNVMSITKQLDKLSKEEIAAIKAKLAELERTDTDGETGE encoded by the coding sequence ATGATTAATAATATTAGTGATGATTTAAAAAAGATTATACTAGCTGGAATTGGTGCAGTTGCTACAACTGCTGAAAAGTCAAAACAAGTATTAGACGAACTTGTAAAAAAGGGTGAAATTACAGTTGAGCAGGGTAAGGTTTTAAATGAAGAACTTAAGAGAAATATTAATTCAAAAATCAAAGTACCCTTTAGTACATGTGATACACAAGAGGCAGCGAAAGTTAACGTTGATTCATCAGAAATAAATACATCTGATAAAAATGTAATGTCTATTACCAAGCAGCTTGACAAACTGAGCAAGGAAGAGATAGCTGCAATTAAGGCTAAGCTTGCAGAATTGGAGAGGACAGATACAGATGGGGAGACAGGAGAATAG